Within Wyeomyia smithii strain HCP4-BCI-WySm-NY-G18 chromosome 2, ASM2978416v1, whole genome shotgun sequence, the genomic segment gtcatttacataaaagttgtaaagaagggggcttaaacatgagccctggggaagacccatgtagcttatgcgaaaagttgccaaatcgccgtgcgtaaaatgcatgtgcttttcggacaacaaattgtgcaaaaaattgttcaaaattggagaaaatccttgtcggtgaagtttacccgaaagaatgtcaatagaaacggaatcaaaagcccccctaatgtccaagaacgcagacgccatttgttctttgcgagcatacgccagctgaatatctgttgaaagcaacgcaagacaatcattcgtccctttggcacggcggaagccaaattgagtatctgatagaagaccatttgattcgacccaatggtctaaacgacggagtatcattttttccatcaatttccggatacaggatagcattgcaatcggcctataagagttgtgatcagaagctggtttccctggtttttggatggcgatcaccttcacctgcctccaatcctgcggtacaatgttttgctccaggaacttattgaacaagttcaacaagcgcctcttggcattgccgggtagattcttcaacaagttgaatttgattctatctaatccaggcgcgttattgttacaggacaggagggcaaccgaaaattttgccatcgtaaaaggtgattctatcgcgtcgtggcccggagacgcatcgcgaacaatgttttgctcaggagcAAAGtctggacatactttcctgccaaaatcaaatatccaccgacttgaggactcctcgctttcgttgaccgttacgcgattccgcattcttcgggctgtgttccaaagagtgctcatcgatgtctccctcgacgtctcgttcacgaaccgacgccaatatccgcgtttctttgcttcagccaagcttttaagcttggtatcaagctccgaataccgtatatcgtcgccaggtatacctcccttctggaaggccaaaaacgcctcggatctttgcgtgtagacatcggagcactcttggtcccaccacggagtgggaggccgttctttgatcgttacgccgggatatttcttcgtttgggcttgcaacgcggcgtcgagaatcaagcccgcgaggaggttgtattcttcaagtggtggatgatgttgaatcgactctaccgcttttgaaatcatttcctcgtataacttccaatcgacattccgtgtgaggtcatacggaatgtcaattggtcgcatgcgagttgacccgttagtaattgaaataagaataggcaaatggtcgctaccgtgaggatcgaggattaccttccatgtgcaatccaaccgtagcgacgttgaacataaggatagatccaaagcgctcgggcgcgctggaggtttcgggatacgtgtcattttaCCGTTgctcaaaatagtcatgtcgaagtcatcgcaaaggttatagattaaagaggagcggttatcattgtaaggggaaccccaagccacaccatgagagttgaagtctcccaaaatcaaacgtggcgagggaagaagttctattaaatcgaagagcaaccgttgcccaacctgtgctctgggaggaatatatattgaggcaatacaaagctctttaccttgtattgtcatttgacatgcgacaacttcgatgcctgaaatcgaggggaggttaatacgatagaaagaatagcactttttaatccctaaaagtactcctccatacggggtgtctcgatcaaggcgaataatattaaaatcatggaagttgagatcaatatttgaagtaagccaagtttcacaaagggaaaatgcatcgcatttgtttttatttatcaaaactttaaatgaatccatttttggtaaaatacttctacaattccactgtaagacagagatagaatccttcatatacgcagttgaactaggcatcgaaggatacaatcgctgcaaggaggggccattgggcagtcaactgcttcaaaaatgttctaactgttgggagaaatgctgtgagaaaaattttaattggatcgggtatattgaaagtttcaaaaatcaagtccacaatgtcagaaaaattgaccagtccagcatttgatttatcaactggatgtgcaaaaggaacaactggggttttagatgttccaggaagtgctatATTCGGAATACCTTACCCGAACAAACACAACCATGCAACGTTTTCACGCATACTTAAGTGATGGTGAAGCTTGTGCGAAGCGTTGTAAATTTACAATAGgaaagttaaaagtaaacaaGCACGTGAAAGTGAATATCGTCATATTTTTCTACCAAATCTTCTGTTTTTTGTTGTCGTTTATTGTATTTGATATCGTGTAAGATTATAGAAGAGGTAAACACATCAAACATCCGTGAGCTATATTGATTTGTGAACCAATAAGAATATTGATTAAATTTTCAGGTCATGGGTCGAAAGTCCGCGGAAATTCGACAACTAATTGTTTCGgacgtgaaaaaaaaagttaactaCCGTGATATATctaaaaaatatgatatttctATTGGAGCGGTTTCAAAAATCATGCAAAAATATAATATGCTAGGAACAGTAGAGCGGAAATCTGGAAGTGGAAGGCCTCGTAAAACATCAACTCACACAGATCGAATTATACGCCGATTGGTTCGATCAGATCCTGATAAATTTTGCCGAACAATCAAAGAAGAGTTGAATCTTAACATTAGTAGTAGAACTGTGAGCAACCGCCTTCGTGAAACTGGGCTACATAGCTACTTGAAGAAGAGAAAGCCACTATTAAGAAAAGTCAACATCAAAAAGCGCCTGGAGTTCGCGAAGAAGTATGCTACTCGCCCCACTGACTTCTGGAAGAAGATAGTTTGGACCGATGAAGTAAGTTTGAGCTGAAAAACATTAAGAAACGTCAGCGAACGCGTTGCCTGAAGTTGGAGCGTCTGCAATCTAGATTTACTCAAGCGACAGTcgaacacggaggagggtcactGCTTGTGTGGGGATGTTTTTCTTGGAATGGAGTTGGAAATATTGTCAAGATTGATGGCAAAATGACTGGTGAACCCTACGTAAGGATCTTGGAGGAAAATTTGAAGCCATCacttaaaaaaatgaatatgaAAGGCTATGTTTTCCAGCAGGACAATGACCCCAAGCACACTTCGAAGGTTGCGAAGCGCTATTTCCAGACTAAAAAGATCAAAATGCTTGAGTGGCCAACCCAGTCTCCAGATCTTAACCCCATTGAGCATCTCTGGACAATACTGGATGACAAAATACCTCTGGATTCACggataaatttcaataatttctgGCAGGGTATCCAGGCAGCATGGGATACGATTCCTCAACAAATGTTGCACAACCTAGTGGAAAGTATGCCCAAACGACTCATGGCAGTAATTGAGAATCTTGGAGGACATACTAAATATTGAGATATATAATCCACGAGCTTCGGTTCatataaaattatttgtttttagaattgtttacttttttatttcctTGGTTAAATCAATAAAGTTGAAAACAAAGATGAATTGacatgaaataaattaaaaaaataatttgaataaaTGGCTTTTAGATGGCTTTTGAATTGCATGACTTGGGTTTGATTTACAAAGGGTTGAAATCCCAAAATTTTACTGTACCAAATAGAAATTCATACGCAatactgtttactttttttatttccaacactgtataacgtcgatgcagagtggcatttttttgcgacttctcatgttaaaggcccatgcggtgcaattggtggcatattaaaacgaatggcaggaaatgcaagtttagctaaagaacatgaacatcccattacaagcgcaaaagaattgtatgattggtcagAAAAgtaattgtatgattggtcagaaaagtgataaaaattcatcaaaaatgtcatttagttgggtataatatgaagaatatgaacaaggattaacagaatggagcaacattttcaaaaaatctataattatagctgccacacaaaagtattactcttttgtttcgatttcagaaaataagatacaaacgaagctgttttcaaaagatgacgaatcatttacttatgatgtatatgaaatataaggttaaactagttctgtaaagtatctatgtcatgaaaaaatatgttcttaaaataataaaactcgaaaataaatatttgattcttatatatatttatatcactaaaaacatttaactcttttcttgagaaccgttcgcccaatcgttttgttgtcaaagaatgaattgtatatttttgaacaagcattccaatgaacgtatgatttttgctggagaaccatggacaaattaagaaaaacgtgtattttcccaaataattataatttttcgagcttaaattagaaataactcgaaaaccaatgcctttagaatgttaactaccaaaagctttttgatttaaaatgactctctgcatcttttaaaatcatcagaatacaaatattttgaaaaatgttcaaattagaattttcaaaaaaaaaaattttaaagttgcgtattaacgtcaagtttcttttaaaaaaataagaaaaatattcaactcttttttttaaattgaaatttaatgtttatttttaatttttttttggtcaaaaataattttttttgtacagtgtatattttttatggtgcatttttaattccctactactcattctcagacagtttttctatacaaccaacggtttctgggctacaatgcttcgaataaaacccatgccaaaaggcatacgcccttttagaatgtaactcatgggtgtaaaaaagctctgcacctgtgaaaaatgctcagtttgctaagccaaatacatgtgcaaagtttcattcaaatcaaaaatggtcgattaaattttcgcgtatttccaggcgatttgaaatgattctgctctatacgttgtttaaaacatatgttaaaagtttgagtgaaatttgcgtttttgtagaaaaagataatttaaaatttttgattgtTAAAGTAATGTATTGGAGTTTTATGTAGACTTATCAACGTATGTCATTGCAATTGggttcaaaaatatactggaAAAACTTTAAATTAGCATGACTACTCAGTTGTACACacttaagtaaaaaaaatatttttttcattttgtttgaaaaaaaatggttaTTATTAGCAATAAACTGATTTTCAAGTGtatctttattattttcaaacgatgtttttgaagtagaatacttctctcaggaagttcggctacatagggatgggaaatgaaaatctaaaaccgaaaaaagttaaaaatatgtccaatttcaaatgctaataaatcggttagtattcgatggatttccttcgttcttgcagcaattgattggaaaatcttctaagattcttcccaaaataagataattgtaattttattattcacactattgtactattgaaaatagtcaagccttgtcaaaacgaaaaattcgacctctgattggtcgttatatgcttgcttctcaagcacggtcgacaggatattataccttgcaattgaaaacatgctatttggcctatattagAGACTGTTTCAgctggagccgctcataatagttctagacagcgacaacagcagtcgtccttccttagcagcagcattaaccctgtggttggtcaccatgtctcaggagcagcgcgggttttctcagcgtgtgtcgccagactgccattattccccccgtgttggggcagcatgaagattgccatcaggaaatccaatttcgaaaatcaaaatgcttttttcaaggcaaataaacaagtcattgacagttaataatttttgacaacgtaaacaagcattctgtgttgcatcctatagctatttaaatttgtcgcacccgtctaatttaagaatgtgaaatagcttccacaatgCATGTTgttcgtgtatcttaattcccctaaTGTAAGGGCAGcttaaaggttgtaattagcaatagattttgaaccgcaacatgcttttttcaaggcaaatgaaaaaataattgaaggttaataattttctggcatcaacacaagcagacattctgtgcgggatgcattcaaattatgttgtagttgtctagttTTCACTTTAtctagtaaaccccccactgtaggggcagcacaaaggctgcgatcagcataaccaacattgcataataaactgccctgttagaacgcatttacaaaagcagttagttcgactatgcagagctaatatgaagtcgattcaaccaatcagcatgaacagaatttcgtcgtctcccagctgccaagttgcaacatgatgcaacacgcaacagcgaacaaacgaaatcgcttgatgttacaaaccgcaataagatacgggttaaaaccgttgcgtgtgtgagagcaccatcggtgtttattcgctggatacactatccactgtctactgaacgcaataatctgcttacatgcgacacggggacgggaacattttcttcaaccaagctgcacaacacgacacaaaacatgttattttgttgcttcaatgagagtgctatcggtccggctcgacagaatgttcacaagaaatcatttttgtgcatccgtgctacgaaactgaggaaaaactttagaaactgaaaaaagaggtggagcttatcaaatgatcgctctgagccagaatgaagtcacacatatttttcaagttatatcattccaccacgtacgaaaaataattcattcctattttcatccctatattagagcctgtttcagtcgaagccgctcataatagttctgaacagcgacgacagcagtcctcccttagcagcaacgGGAgcgtaccatcgatagcggatagcggccacaactgtagcatggctgcggataagcgtagcagttttagcggatctcaccatcgatagcagcagggccagcagatgcaggtacagcggataccaatggcggtcacaactgtggcatggctacggatagcgttgcagttgctcagcagctgggccagcgtatagcggccacaactgtggcatggatatgcatagcgtagctgttgcagcgggtatatcagcatcgatagtagcagggtcagctgatgcaacgacactcccttcactaaaatgctgtttcagtgtggtagcgggaagcatcagcagcaggcttgcatgaagtgtatacatcagccagcaactttctctaaggcctctgccatagtagacgcgaaaagcgtcgcgaaccgattcgctcggccgtaggttaatgtacagctctactgatggctgtacattaacctacagccgagcgaatcggttcgcgtcgcttttcgcgtctattatggcagaggcctaatgggaaagttgtatcattttgttcggaagaatattattgtcggtaatattacagagatgcgattgcgtaaatccgatattgaattgaacaattgttcttttgagaacaaataaaacacttatttgaagagttaatagcttttggtaccaatagcagtatagtgacagcctcagcggtagatgcagatgcagccggtacttccctgaggccgatgtaaaggtaaatgggagcagcacggcgaaacagttcgggttatgcttagacgcgcgtcatttttcgttgctgatattccccacatgaaacgacgcgctttcgtatgatagcggtggtattagcggtagatgcatttgccagcacttcctccagtaaagccgtgtctagttttcaatgtgaaaacacctttcttattgtgttgaccgtgcgccttactCCTCATTGTCAAgataacacagagatgtaagataaacactacatcctatgataaattgaacaattgtccttataaggacaacaattgaattaatgaagatttaattttgaattagaatacttctctcgggaagttcggctacatagggatgtgaaatgaaaatctaaaactgaaaaaagtgagaaaaatttctgtTCCGTCTCCGCCGAAAGCAGATAATTCACTGCTATGTTGTTACTGTCGACAACATACGCGGCATCGGTATTCATTCCAACAGAAACCGAACAACCAATCAGCGAAGACCACCAAACCCCACCTCCAGCGCGACGCTATAAAAGCAGCGGTCGCATCGTGAagtttttcagttttgttttaacCATCGTTCTGTAAGCATCAGCCGtaggaagaagaagaaaataaaagtagTTAAGAAATATCAACTGTGTTCAACTCTGCTATAGTTTTTCGTCCTCGGCAAGGAGCAAAGTCAAACCCCAGTTCTTTTCAGAGCTTCCAAGATTGATTGAGATTGATTGATTGACACTTGCTCCCTTTGCTCGTTCCACTGAATACAGTCCACTTTGCTGTAGCAAGAGTTCTCCCCAGACCGAACATAAAttttggtccttcgaaccggatcgCAGTAACCTGTCGAACGTAGCTGCTGCtagtgctactgctgctgctgtcgatTCAAAACGCGCGCGAAGCGAAGTAGTCAGTAAATCGCGTTCGTAAAAAGAAAGTGAAATGTCAGTGCTACATTCGCCTTGACAAGAGCAGCATAACACCCCTGCTGGTACTGATGCGGTTATACAAACGGAAAACCTAGCTCAATCTCCAAATGATTCTTCATCGTTCCACGGATTCGACGAATGGGAGATGCAAATGGATGCTGCTAAAACGCAGGAGTATAAAGGATTAGTGCGCCAGAGAACTGCTGCGAAACAGAAGTTGATGCGAATCAACCGGACACTAATCACTTCAACGCCTGGATTGGCACAACTTGGAGTGTTGTCTACAAATTTGAGTGTCAATTACGCCGAGTACAGCCAAATTCATAACAAGATATTAGCCATTGTACCCGATGAAGCGATCGATGCACAGGATGATGAGTGCAAACTTTGAGGAGCTGTTCTACAATGTTTCCAATGCAGTGGAAGAGTTATTTTTGGAAGCGAAAACACGGATTGCCACACAAACTCCTTCCGTAAGTCCCACAGGCCCTCAGGTAATCATCCAGCAACAACCGTTGAAAGCACCAATTCCATCTTTTGATGGAAGCTATGATTCTTGGCCGAAATTCAAGGCTATCTTTCAAGACTTAATGGCTAATTCGGGGGATACAGATGCCATTAAACTGTATCATCTCGACAAGGCGTTGACTGGAGATGCCGCTGGAGTTTTAGATGCAAAGATTCCGAGTGAAGGCAACTATCAGCAAGCTTGGGAAATTTTATCCGATCGGTACGAGAACAAACGGGTACTAGTGGAAACTCACATTCGTGGGTTGCTGAATTTGAAGAAAATGACATCGGAGTCCCACAAGGAATTGCGAGGAATCATCACCGAAGCCAATCGACACGTCGAAAGTTTGCGCTACCTACAACAAGAAATCACTGGAGTATCGGAGCATATAATTGTTTATCTGCTTATTTCTGCCTTGGACAAGGCAACTCGTAAGTCGTGGGAAGCCACTCAGAAGAAAGGCGAGCTGCCAAATTACAAACAAGTCAACGAGTTCCTGAAATCCAGATGTCAGATTCTAGAAAACTGTGAAGCGGCTTTCCAAACAGCACCTCCAATTTTCAAAAGCAAGCAGCAACCAACGAAAGTTTTGCCACAGAAGAGCCACACCGTCTCGGCAAGTACACCTCAAACTTGTGGGATTTGCGGTGGTGATCATCGGAACTAGCAATGCAACGCGCTAATTTACCTGACGGCATCccagaaaaatgaaaagataCGGGCCGCTGGAGTTTGCTTCAACTGCCTGCGAAAAGGGCACCGTTTCAAAGAATGTCCTTCTAACAAGAAATGCCATAAGTGTCAATGACGTCACCACACGTTGCTCCATGATGATGGAGTACCCAATTTGGAGAAACCGTCCAACGTTTCTCTTCCCGCGGAAGCAGTGGCAAGCACACCACCGGTTCCGGCTGCTTCGAATCAACCATCCACATCGAAGCAAAAGATTCCTGCCATCATAGAGCCACCTGTGTCTACGACCTGTTCATCCAACCTAGCCCAAGCGACCAAGACTGTTCTGCTGCTCACCGCAGTGGTACATGTGTTTGACCAGGAGAACCACCCTCATCCATGCCGCGTTCTATAGGATAGCGGATCCCAAGTGAACTTTGTGACTGAAGATATGGCCAACCGTCTTGGTCTCCCAAAGAAACACGCCAACGTTCCGATTGTTGGTATCAACGCATTGCGATCCCACGCTCGGGATAAAATCACCTTGAAGTTCAAATCCCGAGTTTCAAACTTCCAAGCAAGTCTCGAGTGCCTGATTACACCGAAGGTGACTGGTACAATACCAGTGTCGAAGATCAACACCACACACTGGAATCTCCCCGAAGGAGTGGTTTTGGCCGATCCCGGCCTCAATACGCCACAAAAAGTTGACCTGCTAGTTGGTGCTGAGCTGTTCTTCGATATCCTGAAACCGAGCCAATTAAGCCTAGATGATAACCTGCCACAGCTGAGAGATACTCATCTTGGATGGATTGCATCTGGTGTCATCGTCGAGCCACAAATGTCCAACATTTCCGTCCAGCATGTCAACCACACTTCCCTTGAAGATATCGAGCGAATGATGCAGCAGTTCTGGAAAATCGAGGAAGTGTCTGATGTTCCGAAGTTGTCAACCGAAAAAATGGCTTGCGAAACGCACTTTCTATCCACGTACCAACGTGATGAGGGCGGTAGATTTATAGTGCGGTTACCATTCAACGAGAACGCTTCTAAATTGGGTGACTGCCGTGCACTGGCCCTGAAGAGGTTCTTGATCCAAGAAAAACGCTTGATGAATAACCCAGAGCTACAGGCGCAGTACGTT encodes:
- the LOC129720254 gene encoding uncharacterized protein LOC129720254, which produces MMSANFEELFYNVSNAVEELFLEAKTRIATQTPSVSPTGPQVIIQQQPLKAPIPSFDGSYDSWPKFKAIFQDLMANSGDTDAIKLYHLDKALTGDAAGVLDAKIPSEGNYQQAWEILSDRYENKRVLVETHIRGLLNLKKMTSESHKELRGIITEANRHVESLRYLQQEITGVSEHIIVYLLISALDKATRKSWEATQKKGELPNYKQVNEFLKSRCQILENCEAAFQTAPPIFKSKQQPTKVLPQKSHTVSAMASTPPVPAASNQPSTSKQKIPAIIEPPVSTTCSSNLAQATKTVLLLTAVDSGSQVNFVTEDMANRLGLPKKHANVPIVGINALRSHARDKITLKFKSRVSNFQASLECLITPKVTGTIPVSKINTTHWNLPEGVVLADPGLNTPQKVDLLVGAELFFDILKPSQLSLDDNLPQLRDTHLGWIASGVIVEPQMSNISVQHVNHTSLEDIERMMQQFWKIEEVSDVPKLSTEKMACETHFLSTYQRDEGGRFIVRLPFNENASKLGDCRALALKRFLIQEKRLMNNPELQAQYVEFIQEYEALGHCREIFEANDPPNQQKYYLPHHAVLRPSSSSRKFRGVFNASAKSSSEQLSLNEVFQVGPVVQNDLHFIILRFRKLKIAFSGDIAKMYRQVLHAPQDRRFLRIFWRAHPSQPLRVLELCTVTYGTASAPYLATRCLVQLVEEEGEFFPFAARIVKEETYMDDVLSGAGSIEEAIEAQRQLQQLLGSGGFPIRKWCSNSPEFLEHIPIEDQEKRVPLAERLISPVIVLAKLLVQRLWQLKIGWDDLVDEDTARQWNELQVSMSLLTHIAIPRCVTFEGAIAHELHGFSDASTVAYGACNYLRSLFADGSAKLRLLTSKPKVAPLEELSIPRKELRAARILTRLLVKVIPALDMELREIVLWCDSTIVLAWIKKPLNQLQLYSSFRKIQRVMSYVLRFIANCRIKVPTSRDKNPHQTISELRSATEAIIRVVQQVHLADEIHRVINNEP